One Agrobacterium vaccinii DNA window includes the following coding sequences:
- a CDS encoding UxaA family hydrolase has protein sequence MTDNSEATIQLNARDNVAVARRSIQPGGATGRGDLKAVELIGRGHKVALSTIRIGDEVLKYGQVIGVATQDIEPGRHVHLHNLAMVPSEHSHQFSVDIEEKGMLPLSERRTFMGFDRGVGGVGTRNYIGVIASVNCSATVSRYIADYFNKQGGLEGFDNVDGVVALTHGTGCALNTKSEGYRLLIRTIQGYARHPNFGGILLIGLGCETNQIAPILEHYRMEEGERLRTMTIQQHGGTRKTIEAAIANIKEMLPGVNAAIRTEQPLSALKVALECGGSDGYSGISANPALGYASDLIVRNGGTTVLSETPEIYGAEHLLTRRAVTPAVAEKLLQRIDWWRDYTARNGDELNNNPSHGNKLGGLTTILEKSLGAVAKGGSMPLKAVYEFAETVTEPGLVFMDTPGYDPVAVTGQVAGGCNVICFTTGRGSVSGFKPSPCIKIATNSEMYEHMKEDMDINCGEIVTGNETIEESGERIFEHIIAVASGDKTVSEIYDYGDNEFVPWQVGAVT, from the coding sequence TGATCGGGCGTGGGCACAAGGTCGCTCTCAGCACCATCAGAATCGGTGATGAGGTGCTGAAATACGGGCAGGTCATCGGCGTCGCCACGCAGGATATCGAGCCTGGTCGCCATGTTCACCTGCATAACCTCGCCATGGTACCATCGGAACATTCCCATCAGTTCAGCGTGGATATCGAAGAAAAGGGCATGTTGCCGCTCAGCGAGCGACGCACCTTCATGGGCTTTGATCGCGGAGTTGGCGGCGTCGGCACGCGCAACTACATCGGCGTCATCGCATCCGTAAACTGTTCCGCCACGGTCTCACGCTACATCGCGGATTACTTCAATAAGCAGGGTGGTCTCGAGGGCTTCGACAACGTCGATGGCGTCGTCGCGCTGACCCACGGCACCGGCTGCGCGCTGAACACCAAGTCCGAAGGCTATCGCCTGTTGATACGGACGATCCAGGGCTATGCCCGCCATCCCAATTTCGGAGGTATTCTTCTGATCGGGCTGGGCTGCGAAACCAACCAGATCGCGCCCATTCTCGAACATTACAGGATGGAAGAGGGCGAGCGTCTGCGCACCATGACGATCCAGCAGCACGGCGGCACGCGCAAGACGATCGAAGCGGCGATCGCCAACATCAAGGAGATGTTGCCAGGCGTGAATGCCGCAATAAGAACAGAGCAACCGCTATCGGCGCTGAAAGTAGCCTTGGAATGCGGTGGGTCGGACGGCTATTCCGGCATCTCGGCCAATCCTGCGCTGGGCTATGCGTCGGACCTTATCGTGCGCAACGGCGGGACGACGGTTCTTTCGGAAACGCCTGAAATATACGGCGCCGAACATCTGTTGACGCGCAGAGCCGTGACGCCTGCGGTGGCGGAAAAACTATTGCAACGCATCGACTGGTGGCGGGATTACACGGCCCGCAACGGTGATGAGCTGAATAACAATCCGTCCCACGGCAACAAGCTGGGCGGCCTCACGACCATCCTCGAAAAATCACTCGGTGCTGTCGCCAAGGGCGGATCAATGCCGTTGAAAGCCGTCTATGAGTTCGCTGAAACCGTAACAGAACCCGGTTTGGTGTTCATGGACACACCCGGCTACGACCCGGTTGCTGTCACGGGGCAGGTGGCAGGTGGCTGCAACGTTATCTGTTTCACCACAGGGCGAGGCTCGGTCTCCGGCTTCAAGCCATCTCCCTGCATCAAGATTGCCACGAATTCCGAAATGTACGAACACATGAAAGAGGACATGGACATCAACTGCGGCGAGATCGTCACCGGTAACGAGACCATCGAAGAATCCGGCGAACGGATTTTCGAGCACATCATCGCTGTTGCCTCGGGCGACAAGACGGTCAGTGAAATCTACGACTACGGCGACAACGAGTTCGTGCCGTGGCAGGTCGGCGCTGTGACGTGA